The proteins below come from a single Chrysoperla carnea chromosome 1, inChrCarn1.1, whole genome shotgun sequence genomic window:
- the LOC123290602 gene encoding protein O-GlcNAcase isoform X2, translated as MAETPNQPVENLNTKNGNFICGVVEGFYGRPWTTEQRKDLFQKLKKWGMDSYVYAPKDDYKHRAYWRELYTVEEAEHLTGLINAAKEQGVVFYYALSPGLDITYSSIKEVGALKRKLEQVSQFGCTAFALLFDDIEPEMSEADKEVFQSFAHAQVSITNEVFQHLGQPRFLLCPTQYCSTRAMPNVTNSEYLNTLGSKLAQEIDIMWTGPRVISRLLTLESIQEITDVLRRPPVIWDNLHANDYDQKRVFLGPYSGRSPDLIPKLRGVLTNPNCEYGANFVAIHTLAQWSRCNVDGKRDLSLNDTVSADIKLETETEDGGEAIPTTLSPNTYHPRRALRNAITEWLTEFSRVKSAWGPIAKPQPVVAAAVPVPIIPSINTCMSLTTATTTTCTSSAGGNTTSITSLPVVNTTQLHALAEVCSNVTGNDSFINPIPGPVMNSLVSETKVVCNDSIPNPITPTVIPLPLSAITNTPDPTAKLPIISGTHIKLENHKSDATNDATKNGLIETQQSTDAATNETSACNGKNNGQHDSADELSPSSSLSPTEPMDCNSSTPMSSPAHVTKVLSSTEDVAMSENVSSCSGSMQVETSENTTPPSNTNLSNTMIVEASGDKTSGKELTEEDLSLLCDLFYLPFEHGGQALQLLQEFNWLKSNAHVVIQANQSNDPNAQNKPEVQEWFARSNKMNEMCLAVNRLFEHLTYCNNRELLYDLYAYVWDMRGVVSLLNSYVKWLALGKFPSTMPSFTQGTYTWFSKGWKETFMSGEQEPWVFRGGLTSDLQRLIPVDSGNDLFIYKAPEVPSSKIYTIRPYTHADEAGVYAVCHKTCKDGLQITENLPEIYQDLAADRILGPYLVLNPELCMVVEDESGIVGYGCAALDSRKFRTKQSLSWIPEMCLKYPKPDDISELSKFVQESLLYFHNFREDLDILTPQHPSEMICSLLPSVLDQSISKRLVTCLLAALRANGFYSAEKISNWQFNWSFGVHVSIPQTDTYTHSLYSKLGFVEIIQDNSLGRTYMGRIF; from the exons ATGGCCGAAACGCCAAATCAACccgttgaaaatttaaatacgaaaaatggaaattttatttgtggTGTTGTAGAag gCTTTTATGGTCGTCCTTGGACTACCGAACAACGAAAAGATCTTTTTCAAAa gTTAAAAAAATGGGGTATGGATTCATATGTCTATGCTCCAAAAGATGATTACAAACATCGTGCATATTGGCGAGAACTATACACCGTTGAAGAAGCTGAACATTTAACTGGCTTAATAAATGCTGCCAAAGAACAAGGCGTTGTATTTTATTATGCCCTTTCACCCGGCTTAGATATTACGTATAGCAGTATCAAAGAAGTGGGAGCACTCAAACGTAAATTAGAACAAGTTTCCCAATTTGGATGTACTGCATTTGCCTTATTATTCGATGATATTGAACCAGAAATGTCCGAAGCAGATAAAGAAGTCTTTCAATCGTTTGCACATGCTCAAGTATCCATCACAAACGAGGTATTCCAACATTTAGGACAACCACGTTTCTTATTATGTCCAACACAATATTGTTCGACACGAGCAATGCCAAACGTAACAAATTCGGAATATTTAAATACGTTAGGATCGAAATTAGCACAAGAAATTGATATAATGTGGACGGGACCACGAGTCATATCGCGACTATTAACTTTAGAATCAATACAAGAAATTACAGACGTATTACGACGTCCTCCAGTCATATGGGATAATTTACATGCAAATGATTATGATCAAAAACGGGTATTTTTGGGTCCATATAGTGGTCGATCACCGGATTTAATTCCTAAGTTACGTGGTGTACTTACAAATCCAAATTGTGAATATGGTGCTAATTTTGTGGCTATACATACATTGGCTCAATGGTCACGATGCAATGTTGATGGAAAGCGGGATTTGTCGCTAA aCGATACAGTTTCTGCTGATATTAAACTAGAAACAGAAACCGAAGATGGTGGTGAAGCCATCCCAACAACTCTATCACCAAATACGTATCATCCACGTCGTGCACTTCGTAATGCAATTACAGAATGGTTAACAGAATTTTCACGTGTAAAATCAGCATGGGGTCCAATCGCAAAACCACAGCCTGTTGTTGCAGCCGCTGTTCCAGTACCAATTATACCGTCCATAAACACGTGTATGAGTTTAACAACTGCGACCACGACAACGTGCACATCATCGGCTGGTGGAAACACTACATCAATTACTTCTTTGCCAGTTGTTAATACTACACAATTACATGCGTTAGCTGAAGTTTGTAGTAAT gtAACAGGAAACGATAGTTTCATAAATCCAATACCAGGTCCTGTAATGAATTCCCTAGTCTcagaaacaaaagttgtttgtaacGATTCCATTCCAAATCCAATAACACCCACTGTAATACCATTACCATTAAGTGCAATAACAAACACGCCAGATCCCACTGCCAAATTACCAATAATTAGTGGTACACATATCAAATTGGAGAATCATAAGTCTGACGCCACCAATGACGCAACTAAAAATGGTTTAATTGAAACACAACAAAGTACGGATGCGGCAACAAATGAAACAAGTGCATGTAATGGTAAAAATAATGGACAACATGATAGTGCGGATGAATTAAGTCCATCGTCTAGTTTAAGTCCTACAGAACCAATGGATTGTAACAGTTCAACGCCCATGAGTTCACCAGCACATGTAACGAAAGTTTTGTCGTCAACTGAGGATGTTGCTATGAGTGAAAATGTTTct tcTTGTAGTGGAAGTATGCAAGTGGAAACATCTGAAAATACAACACCTCCGTCGAatacaaatttatcaaatacaaTGATTGTAGAGGCGTCTGGCGATAAGAC AAGTGGAAAAGAACTGACTGAAGAAGATTTAAGTTTGTtatgtgatttattttatttaccattTGAACATGGAGGTCAAGCTTTACAACTATTACAAGAATTTAATTGGTTAAAATCAAATGCACATGTTGTTATACAAGCGAATCAGTCTAATGATCCAAACGCTCAAAATAAACCGGAG GTCCAAGAGTGGTTTGCGCGTTCAAATAAAATGAACGAAATGTGTTTGGCAGTGAATCGCTTATTTGAACATTTAACATATTGTAATAATCGTGAATTATTATACGatttatatgcatatgtatGGGACATGCGTGGTGTCGTCTCATTATTGAATTCATATGTTAAATGGCTTG CTTTGGGAAAATTTCCATCAACAATGCCGTCATTCACTCAAGGAACTTATACAT GGTTTTCCAAAGGTTGGAAGGAAACATTTATGAGTGGTGAACAAGAACCATGGGTATTTCGTGGTGGTCTTACTTCCGATTTACAG AGATTGATACCTGTTGATTCGGgcaacgatttatttatttataaagcacCGGAAGTTCCATCGAGTAAAATTTATACGATACGACCGTATACACATGCAGATGAAGCTGGTGTTTATGCAGTGTGTCATAAAACATGTAAAGATGGTTTACAAATTACTGAAAATTTACCAGAAATTTATCAGGATTTGGCAGCTGAcag AATACTAGGGCCATATCTTGTCTTAAATCCAGAATTATGTATGGTAGTTGAAGATGAAAGTGGTATTGTGGGCTATGGATGTGCAGCTTTAGATTCAAGAAAATTCCGTACAAAACAATCTCTTTCATGGATACCAGAGATGTGTTTAAAATATCCGAAACCCGATGATATTAgtgaattatcaaaatttgttcaa gaatCCTTATTATATTTCCACAATTTCCGAGAAGATTTGGACATTCTAACGCCACAACATCCATCCGAAATGATTTGCAGTTTATTACCAAGTGTACTTGATCAATCAATATCGAAACGATTGGTTACGTGCTTATTAGCAGCGTTACGAGCTAATG GATTTTACAGCGCTGAGAAGATATCAAATTGGCAGTTCAACT GGTCGTTTGGAGTACACGTGTCAATTCCGCAAACAGATACATATACACATTCACTATATAGTAAATTAGGTTTTGTGGAAATTATTCAAGATAATTCATTGGGTCGAACATATATGGgacgaattttttaa
- the LOC123290602 gene encoding protein O-GlcNAcase isoform X1, with the protein MAETPNQPVENLNTKNGNFICGVVEGFYGRPWTTEQRKDLFQKLKKWGMDSYVYAPKDDYKHRAYWRELYTVEEAEHLTGLINAAKEQGVVFYYALSPGLDITYSSIKEVGALKRKLEQVSQFGCTAFALLFDDIEPEMSEADKEVFQSFAHAQVSITNEVFQHLGQPRFLLCPTQYCSTRAMPNVTNSEYLNTLGSKLAQEIDIMWTGPRVISRLLTLESIQEITDVLRRPPVIWDNLHANDYDQKRVFLGPYSGRSPDLIPKLRGVLTNPNCEYGANFVAIHTLAQWSRCNVDGKRDLSLNDTVSADIKLETETEDGGEAIPTTLSPNTYHPRRALRNAITEWLTEFSRVKSAWGPIAKPQPVVAAAVPVPIIPSINTCMSLTTATTTTCTSSAGGNTTSITSLPVVNTTQLHALAEVCSNVSYSLFNVTGNDSFINPIPGPVMNSLVSETKVVCNDSIPNPITPTVIPLPLSAITNTPDPTAKLPIISGTHIKLENHKSDATNDATKNGLIETQQSTDAATNETSACNGKNNGQHDSADELSPSSSLSPTEPMDCNSSTPMSSPAHVTKVLSSTEDVAMSENVSSCSGSMQVETSENTTPPSNTNLSNTMIVEASGDKTSGKELTEEDLSLLCDLFYLPFEHGGQALQLLQEFNWLKSNAHVVIQANQSNDPNAQNKPEVQEWFARSNKMNEMCLAVNRLFEHLTYCNNRELLYDLYAYVWDMRGVVSLLNSYVKWLALGKFPSTMPSFTQGTYTWFSKGWKETFMSGEQEPWVFRGGLTSDLQRLIPVDSGNDLFIYKAPEVPSSKIYTIRPYTHADEAGVYAVCHKTCKDGLQITENLPEIYQDLAADRILGPYLVLNPELCMVVEDESGIVGYGCAALDSRKFRTKQSLSWIPEMCLKYPKPDDISELSKFVQESLLYFHNFREDLDILTPQHPSEMICSLLPSVLDQSISKRLVTCLLAALRANGFYSAEKISNWQFNWSFGVHVSIPQTDTYTHSLYSKLGFVEIIQDNSLGRTYMGRIF; encoded by the exons ATGGCCGAAACGCCAAATCAACccgttgaaaatttaaatacgaaaaatggaaattttatttgtggTGTTGTAGAag gCTTTTATGGTCGTCCTTGGACTACCGAACAACGAAAAGATCTTTTTCAAAa gTTAAAAAAATGGGGTATGGATTCATATGTCTATGCTCCAAAAGATGATTACAAACATCGTGCATATTGGCGAGAACTATACACCGTTGAAGAAGCTGAACATTTAACTGGCTTAATAAATGCTGCCAAAGAACAAGGCGTTGTATTTTATTATGCCCTTTCACCCGGCTTAGATATTACGTATAGCAGTATCAAAGAAGTGGGAGCACTCAAACGTAAATTAGAACAAGTTTCCCAATTTGGATGTACTGCATTTGCCTTATTATTCGATGATATTGAACCAGAAATGTCCGAAGCAGATAAAGAAGTCTTTCAATCGTTTGCACATGCTCAAGTATCCATCACAAACGAGGTATTCCAACATTTAGGACAACCACGTTTCTTATTATGTCCAACACAATATTGTTCGACACGAGCAATGCCAAACGTAACAAATTCGGAATATTTAAATACGTTAGGATCGAAATTAGCACAAGAAATTGATATAATGTGGACGGGACCACGAGTCATATCGCGACTATTAACTTTAGAATCAATACAAGAAATTACAGACGTATTACGACGTCCTCCAGTCATATGGGATAATTTACATGCAAATGATTATGATCAAAAACGGGTATTTTTGGGTCCATATAGTGGTCGATCACCGGATTTAATTCCTAAGTTACGTGGTGTACTTACAAATCCAAATTGTGAATATGGTGCTAATTTTGTGGCTATACATACATTGGCTCAATGGTCACGATGCAATGTTGATGGAAAGCGGGATTTGTCGCTAA aCGATACAGTTTCTGCTGATATTAAACTAGAAACAGAAACCGAAGATGGTGGTGAAGCCATCCCAACAACTCTATCACCAAATACGTATCATCCACGTCGTGCACTTCGTAATGCAATTACAGAATGGTTAACAGAATTTTCACGTGTAAAATCAGCATGGGGTCCAATCGCAAAACCACAGCCTGTTGTTGCAGCCGCTGTTCCAGTACCAATTATACCGTCCATAAACACGTGTATGAGTTTAACAACTGCGACCACGACAACGTGCACATCATCGGCTGGTGGAAACACTACATCAATTACTTCTTTGCCAGTTGTTAATACTACACAATTACATGCGTTAGCTGAAGTTTGTAGTAATGTAAGTTACTCGCTGTTCAAT gtAACAGGAAACGATAGTTTCATAAATCCAATACCAGGTCCTGTAATGAATTCCCTAGTCTcagaaacaaaagttgtttgtaacGATTCCATTCCAAATCCAATAACACCCACTGTAATACCATTACCATTAAGTGCAATAACAAACACGCCAGATCCCACTGCCAAATTACCAATAATTAGTGGTACACATATCAAATTGGAGAATCATAAGTCTGACGCCACCAATGACGCAACTAAAAATGGTTTAATTGAAACACAACAAAGTACGGATGCGGCAACAAATGAAACAAGTGCATGTAATGGTAAAAATAATGGACAACATGATAGTGCGGATGAATTAAGTCCATCGTCTAGTTTAAGTCCTACAGAACCAATGGATTGTAACAGTTCAACGCCCATGAGTTCACCAGCACATGTAACGAAAGTTTTGTCGTCAACTGAGGATGTTGCTATGAGTGAAAATGTTTct tcTTGTAGTGGAAGTATGCAAGTGGAAACATCTGAAAATACAACACCTCCGTCGAatacaaatttatcaaatacaaTGATTGTAGAGGCGTCTGGCGATAAGAC AAGTGGAAAAGAACTGACTGAAGAAGATTTAAGTTTGTtatgtgatttattttatttaccattTGAACATGGAGGTCAAGCTTTACAACTATTACAAGAATTTAATTGGTTAAAATCAAATGCACATGTTGTTATACAAGCGAATCAGTCTAATGATCCAAACGCTCAAAATAAACCGGAG GTCCAAGAGTGGTTTGCGCGTTCAAATAAAATGAACGAAATGTGTTTGGCAGTGAATCGCTTATTTGAACATTTAACATATTGTAATAATCGTGAATTATTATACGatttatatgcatatgtatGGGACATGCGTGGTGTCGTCTCATTATTGAATTCATATGTTAAATGGCTTG CTTTGGGAAAATTTCCATCAACAATGCCGTCATTCACTCAAGGAACTTATACAT GGTTTTCCAAAGGTTGGAAGGAAACATTTATGAGTGGTGAACAAGAACCATGGGTATTTCGTGGTGGTCTTACTTCCGATTTACAG AGATTGATACCTGTTGATTCGGgcaacgatttatttatttataaagcacCGGAAGTTCCATCGAGTAAAATTTATACGATACGACCGTATACACATGCAGATGAAGCTGGTGTTTATGCAGTGTGTCATAAAACATGTAAAGATGGTTTACAAATTACTGAAAATTTACCAGAAATTTATCAGGATTTGGCAGCTGAcag AATACTAGGGCCATATCTTGTCTTAAATCCAGAATTATGTATGGTAGTTGAAGATGAAAGTGGTATTGTGGGCTATGGATGTGCAGCTTTAGATTCAAGAAAATTCCGTACAAAACAATCTCTTTCATGGATACCAGAGATGTGTTTAAAATATCCGAAACCCGATGATATTAgtgaattatcaaaatttgttcaa gaatCCTTATTATATTTCCACAATTTCCGAGAAGATTTGGACATTCTAACGCCACAACATCCATCCGAAATGATTTGCAGTTTATTACCAAGTGTACTTGATCAATCAATATCGAAACGATTGGTTACGTGCTTATTAGCAGCGTTACGAGCTAATG GATTTTACAGCGCTGAGAAGATATCAAATTGGCAGTTCAACT GGTCGTTTGGAGTACACGTGTCAATTCCGCAAACAGATACATATACACATTCACTATATAGTAAATTAGGTTTTGTGGAAATTATTCAAGATAATTCATTGGGTCGAACATATATGGgacgaattttttaa
- the LOC123290602 gene encoding protein O-GlcNAcase isoform X3: MAETPNQPVENLNTKNGNFICGVVEGFYGRPWTTEQRKDLFQKLKKWGMDSYVYAPKDDYKHRAYWRELYTVEEAEHLTGLINAAKEQGVVFYYALSPGLDITYSSIKEVGALKRKLEQVSQFGCTAFALLFDDIEPEMSEADKEVFQSFAHAQVSITNEVFQHLGQPRFLLCPTQYCSTRAMPNVTNSEYLNTLGSKLAQEIDIMWTGPRVISRLLTLESIQEITDVLRRPPVIWDNLHANDYDQKRVFLGPYSGRSPDLIPKLRGVLTNPNCEYGANFVAIHTLAQWSRCNVDGKRDLSLNDTVSADIKLETETEDGGEAIPTTLSPNTYHPRRALRNAITEWLTEFSRVKSAWGPIAKPQPVVAAAVPVPIIPSINTCMSLTTATTTTCTSSAGGNTTSITSLPVVNTTQLHALAEVCSNVSYSLFNVTGNDSFINPIPGPVMNSLVSETKVVCNDSIPNPITPTVIPLPLSAITNTPDPTAKLPIISGTHIKLENHKSDATNDATKNGLIETQQSTDAATNETSACNGKNNGQHDSADELSPSSSLSPTEPMDCNSSTPMSSPAHVTKVLSSTEDVAMSENVSSCSGSMQVETSENTTPPSNTNLSNTMIVEASGDKTSGKELTEEDLSLLCDLFYLPFEHGGQALQLLQEFNWLKSNAHVVIQANQSNDPNAQNKPEVQEWFARSNKMNEMCLAVNRLFEHLTYCNNRELLYDLYAYVWDMRGVVSLLNSYVKWLALGKFPSTMPSFTQGTYTWFSKGWKETFMSGEQEPWVFRGGLTSDLQRLIPVDSGNDLFIYKAPEVPSSKIYTIRPYTHADEAGVYAVCHKTCKDGLQITENLPEIYQDLAADRILGPYLVLNPELCMVVEDESGIVGYGCAALDSRKFRTKQSLSWIPEMCLKYPKPDDISELSKFVQESLLYFHNFREDLDILTPQHPSEMICSLLPSVLDQSISKRLVTCLLAALRANGSFGVHVSIPQTDTYTHSLYSKLGFVEIIQDNSLGRTYMGRIF; this comes from the exons ATGGCCGAAACGCCAAATCAACccgttgaaaatttaaatacgaaaaatggaaattttatttgtggTGTTGTAGAag gCTTTTATGGTCGTCCTTGGACTACCGAACAACGAAAAGATCTTTTTCAAAa gTTAAAAAAATGGGGTATGGATTCATATGTCTATGCTCCAAAAGATGATTACAAACATCGTGCATATTGGCGAGAACTATACACCGTTGAAGAAGCTGAACATTTAACTGGCTTAATAAATGCTGCCAAAGAACAAGGCGTTGTATTTTATTATGCCCTTTCACCCGGCTTAGATATTACGTATAGCAGTATCAAAGAAGTGGGAGCACTCAAACGTAAATTAGAACAAGTTTCCCAATTTGGATGTACTGCATTTGCCTTATTATTCGATGATATTGAACCAGAAATGTCCGAAGCAGATAAAGAAGTCTTTCAATCGTTTGCACATGCTCAAGTATCCATCACAAACGAGGTATTCCAACATTTAGGACAACCACGTTTCTTATTATGTCCAACACAATATTGTTCGACACGAGCAATGCCAAACGTAACAAATTCGGAATATTTAAATACGTTAGGATCGAAATTAGCACAAGAAATTGATATAATGTGGACGGGACCACGAGTCATATCGCGACTATTAACTTTAGAATCAATACAAGAAATTACAGACGTATTACGACGTCCTCCAGTCATATGGGATAATTTACATGCAAATGATTATGATCAAAAACGGGTATTTTTGGGTCCATATAGTGGTCGATCACCGGATTTAATTCCTAAGTTACGTGGTGTACTTACAAATCCAAATTGTGAATATGGTGCTAATTTTGTGGCTATACATACATTGGCTCAATGGTCACGATGCAATGTTGATGGAAAGCGGGATTTGTCGCTAA aCGATACAGTTTCTGCTGATATTAAACTAGAAACAGAAACCGAAGATGGTGGTGAAGCCATCCCAACAACTCTATCACCAAATACGTATCATCCACGTCGTGCACTTCGTAATGCAATTACAGAATGGTTAACAGAATTTTCACGTGTAAAATCAGCATGGGGTCCAATCGCAAAACCACAGCCTGTTGTTGCAGCCGCTGTTCCAGTACCAATTATACCGTCCATAAACACGTGTATGAGTTTAACAACTGCGACCACGACAACGTGCACATCATCGGCTGGTGGAAACACTACATCAATTACTTCTTTGCCAGTTGTTAATACTACACAATTACATGCGTTAGCTGAAGTTTGTAGTAATGTAAGTTACTCGCTGTTCAAT gtAACAGGAAACGATAGTTTCATAAATCCAATACCAGGTCCTGTAATGAATTCCCTAGTCTcagaaacaaaagttgtttgtaacGATTCCATTCCAAATCCAATAACACCCACTGTAATACCATTACCATTAAGTGCAATAACAAACACGCCAGATCCCACTGCCAAATTACCAATAATTAGTGGTACACATATCAAATTGGAGAATCATAAGTCTGACGCCACCAATGACGCAACTAAAAATGGTTTAATTGAAACACAACAAAGTACGGATGCGGCAACAAATGAAACAAGTGCATGTAATGGTAAAAATAATGGACAACATGATAGTGCGGATGAATTAAGTCCATCGTCTAGTTTAAGTCCTACAGAACCAATGGATTGTAACAGTTCAACGCCCATGAGTTCACCAGCACATGTAACGAAAGTTTTGTCGTCAACTGAGGATGTTGCTATGAGTGAAAATGTTTct tcTTGTAGTGGAAGTATGCAAGTGGAAACATCTGAAAATACAACACCTCCGTCGAatacaaatttatcaaatacaaTGATTGTAGAGGCGTCTGGCGATAAGAC AAGTGGAAAAGAACTGACTGAAGAAGATTTAAGTTTGTtatgtgatttattttatttaccattTGAACATGGAGGTCAAGCTTTACAACTATTACAAGAATTTAATTGGTTAAAATCAAATGCACATGTTGTTATACAAGCGAATCAGTCTAATGATCCAAACGCTCAAAATAAACCGGAG GTCCAAGAGTGGTTTGCGCGTTCAAATAAAATGAACGAAATGTGTTTGGCAGTGAATCGCTTATTTGAACATTTAACATATTGTAATAATCGTGAATTATTATACGatttatatgcatatgtatGGGACATGCGTGGTGTCGTCTCATTATTGAATTCATATGTTAAATGGCTTG CTTTGGGAAAATTTCCATCAACAATGCCGTCATTCACTCAAGGAACTTATACAT GGTTTTCCAAAGGTTGGAAGGAAACATTTATGAGTGGTGAACAAGAACCATGGGTATTTCGTGGTGGTCTTACTTCCGATTTACAG AGATTGATACCTGTTGATTCGGgcaacgatttatttatttataaagcacCGGAAGTTCCATCGAGTAAAATTTATACGATACGACCGTATACACATGCAGATGAAGCTGGTGTTTATGCAGTGTGTCATAAAACATGTAAAGATGGTTTACAAATTACTGAAAATTTACCAGAAATTTATCAGGATTTGGCAGCTGAcag AATACTAGGGCCATATCTTGTCTTAAATCCAGAATTATGTATGGTAGTTGAAGATGAAAGTGGTATTGTGGGCTATGGATGTGCAGCTTTAGATTCAAGAAAATTCCGTACAAAACAATCTCTTTCATGGATACCAGAGATGTGTTTAAAATATCCGAAACCCGATGATATTAgtgaattatcaaaatttgttcaa gaatCCTTATTATATTTCCACAATTTCCGAGAAGATTTGGACATTCTAACGCCACAACATCCATCCGAAATGATTTGCAGTTTATTACCAAGTGTACTTGATCAATCAATATCGAAACGATTGGTTACGTGCTTATTAGCAGCGTTACGAGCTAATG GGTCGTTTGGAGTACACGTGTCAATTCCGCAAACAGATACATATACACATTCACTATATAGTAAATTAGGTTTTGTGGAAATTATTCAAGATAATTCATTGGGTCGAACATATATGGgacgaattttttaa